A stretch of Arthrobacter sunyaminii DNA encodes these proteins:
- a CDS encoding FAD-binding and (Fe-S)-binding domain-containing protein — translation MTTTEISAVDAALPAGFAEELTQALTGEVAFDDYSRHMFSRDASMYTMRPVAVVYPVDGHDVAETVRIAAAYGIQVTARGAGTSLAGQTVGAGIIVDHSRHMNRILSIDPVARTARVEVGVVQDDLNRAAAPYGLMFGPDTSTSNRATIGGMLGNNSAGSGSLRYGMTIDHIRSMDVVLADGTTARLEPVDAEERIRRAAAQTREGEIYRRLPEILEENAEAIASGFPPFWRRASGYRLDRLSLDDFNLAKFVVGSEGTLVIATQVEVDLVPKPRHTVYAVGHFATTQEAIEATADSLSCEPAQVELMDKTILDLSRQKIEYSNLGRTLQGDPAALLFVSFTGDDKEEITGRLEALISLWERNGRGYATLKLVTAAEQADLLKVRKSSLGLLMAASEGSNRPLAFVEDTAVPPERLAEYTARFAQILDQHQMRAGFYGHCSVGCLHIRPFVDLAKPDEVLRMRAVAVEVKNLVKEFGGVNSSEHGDGLARSEFNREIFGDRLYEAMREVKRVFDPGNIMNPGKIVDAPSMTDNLRDAMLPAAVGFRTRLDFEVVGGMRGAADRCMNIGLCRKSTTGAMCPSYIATREEEHSTRGRANALVKALSEPDPKAALGDERLHEVLDLCLMCKACKAECPLGVDMAKLKSETLSHYHELHGVPLRTRIFGAIRTLNKLGSAFAPVSNLPGRIPLLRAVMERTVGIAAARPLPHYRFMNLIRWYRRTGRLAEPGSQGTISFLADSFTTYSEPHIGQAAVRLLQASGWNVELASTGCCGRSALSKGLVDEAKAKAAAMARDLNSPGSQESPIVGCEPSCLFTLRDEHVTMLPQDANVLAVAKRVRQIEELLTEAIDDGRLVLAEDSWLAGRTILYQGHCHQKAEVGTAATMAMLRRIPGVTVTDLDAGCCGMAGSFGYESEHYAVSLKVGEDRLFPAIREAGEHTVVAATGTSCREQIFHGTQRSAWHPLELLQEALSSSAGEGRSADHSVR, via the coding sequence ATGACCACCACTGAAATTTCGGCTGTGGACGCGGCGCTGCCCGCCGGGTTCGCCGAAGAACTCACGCAGGCACTGACCGGAGAGGTGGCCTTTGACGATTACAGCCGGCACATGTTCTCGCGGGACGCCAGCATGTACACCATGCGCCCGGTGGCCGTTGTTTATCCGGTGGACGGGCACGATGTAGCCGAAACCGTCAGGATTGCCGCCGCCTACGGCATCCAGGTGACTGCACGGGGGGCGGGAACAAGCCTGGCGGGGCAGACGGTGGGCGCCGGCATCATTGTGGACCATTCACGCCATATGAACCGCATCCTCAGTATTGATCCTGTTGCCCGCACGGCCCGGGTGGAAGTGGGGGTGGTCCAAGACGATTTGAACCGCGCCGCTGCGCCGTACGGGCTGATGTTCGGGCCTGATACTTCCACCAGCAACCGGGCAACCATTGGCGGGATGCTTGGCAACAACTCAGCCGGTTCCGGCTCGCTGCGCTACGGCATGACGATTGACCACATTCGAAGCATGGACGTGGTGCTCGCGGACGGGACCACCGCCAGGCTGGAACCCGTTGACGCAGAAGAGCGGATCCGTCGGGCAGCAGCGCAGACACGAGAAGGCGAAATCTACCGCCGGCTGCCTGAGATCCTGGAAGAGAATGCCGAGGCCATTGCCTCCGGCTTCCCGCCTTTCTGGCGCCGGGCCAGCGGATACCGGCTCGACCGCCTGTCCCTGGACGATTTCAACCTGGCCAAATTTGTCGTGGGCTCGGAAGGAACCCTCGTCATTGCAACGCAGGTAGAAGTGGATCTGGTGCCCAAGCCCCGCCACACCGTCTATGCGGTGGGGCACTTCGCCACCACCCAGGAAGCCATCGAAGCCACCGCGGACTCGCTGAGCTGCGAACCCGCGCAGGTGGAACTGATGGACAAGACGATTCTGGATCTGTCCCGCCAAAAGATCGAGTACTCGAACCTGGGCCGAACGCTGCAGGGGGACCCTGCAGCCCTTCTTTTCGTTTCTTTCACCGGAGACGACAAGGAAGAGATAACCGGACGGCTGGAAGCGCTGATTTCGCTGTGGGAAAGGAACGGCCGGGGTTATGCAACGCTGAAACTTGTCACGGCGGCGGAACAGGCGGATCTGCTCAAGGTGCGCAAGTCCAGCCTCGGCCTGCTGATGGCTGCCAGCGAAGGGTCCAACCGTCCGCTGGCTTTCGTCGAGGACACCGCCGTGCCGCCCGAGCGCTTGGCGGAGTACACCGCGAGGTTTGCCCAAATCCTGGATCAGCATCAGATGAGGGCCGGATTCTACGGTCACTGCTCCGTGGGATGCCTGCACATCCGGCCCTTTGTCGATCTGGCCAAACCAGACGAAGTCCTGCGCATGAGGGCAGTTGCCGTGGAGGTCAAGAACCTCGTGAAAGAGTTTGGCGGAGTGAACTCCAGCGAACACGGCGACGGCCTTGCCCGCAGTGAATTCAACCGGGAAATTTTCGGCGACCGGCTCTACGAGGCCATGCGGGAAGTGAAGCGGGTCTTTGATCCCGGGAACATCATGAACCCCGGGAAGATCGTTGACGCCCCGAGCATGACGGACAATCTGCGCGATGCGATGTTGCCGGCTGCCGTCGGTTTCCGGACCCGTTTGGACTTCGAAGTGGTTGGAGGCATGCGGGGCGCCGCCGACCGCTGCATGAACATCGGTCTGTGCCGCAAGAGCACCACCGGGGCCATGTGTCCCTCATATATAGCAACCAGGGAAGAAGAGCATTCCACCAGGGGCCGGGCCAATGCCCTCGTCAAGGCCCTCTCGGAGCCGGATCCCAAGGCAGCCCTTGGCGACGAGCGGCTGCACGAGGTCCTGGACCTCTGCCTCATGTGCAAGGCCTGCAAAGCTGAATGCCCGCTGGGCGTGGACATGGCCAAGCTCAAAAGCGAAACCCTCTCCCACTACCATGAGCTCCACGGGGTTCCGCTGCGGACGCGGATCTTTGGAGCCATCCGCACCCTGAACAAGCTCGGCTCGGCGTTTGCGCCTGTTTCCAACCTTCCCGGACGTATTCCCCTGCTGCGCGCCGTCATGGAACGCACCGTGGGGATAGCCGCCGCCCGGCCGCTGCCGCACTACCGGTTCATGAACCTCATCCGCTGGTACCGGCGAACCGGACGGCTTGCCGAGCCCGGCAGCCAGGGCACGATCAGTTTCCTGGCCGACTCCTTCACGACCTATTCGGAACCGCACATCGGGCAGGCAGCGGTCAGGCTGCTGCAGGCTTCCGGCTGGAACGTGGAGTTGGCCAGCACGGGTTGCTGCGGCAGGTCGGCGCTGTCCAAGGGGCTCGTCGACGAAGCCAAGGCGAAAGCGGCCGCGATGGCAAGGGACCTGAACAGCCCCGGGTCTCAGGAATCCCCAATCGTCGGATGCGAGCCTTCATGCCTCTTCACGCTCAGGGATGAACACGTCACGATGCTGCCGCAGGATGCCAACGTCCTGGCCGTGGCCAAGAGGGTGAGGCAGATCGAGGAGCTGCTGACCGAAGCCATCGATGACGGGCGCCTGGTACTGGCCGAAGACTCCTGGCTCGCCGGGCGGACCATCCTCTACCAGGGGCACTGCCACCAAAAAGCGGAAGTGGGAACAGCCGCCACCATGGCCATGCTGCGGCGCATTCCCGGAGTTACAGTGACAGATTTGGACGCAGGCTGCTGCGGCATGGCCGGTTCCTTCGGCTACGAGTCCGAACACTATGCCGTATCCCTCAAGGTCGGCGAGGACCGCCTGTTCCCGGCAATTAGGGAAGCGGGAGAGCACACGGTGGTTGCGGCAACCGGAACGTCCTGCCGCGAGCAGATCTTTCACGGCACCCAGCGCTCAGCCTGGCACCCGCTGGAGCTTCTTCAGGAGGCATTGTCGAGCAGCGCCGGGGAGGGCCGCAGTGCGGATCATTCGGTACGTTGA
- a CDS encoding fumarylacetoacetate hydrolase family protein translates to MRIIRYVEGNGQPHSGVLADGTVYELVGGWENPSAGRRRAAEADIQLLNPCTPGIIICAGGNYRSQLAELGKPVPNEPPIFLKGINTLAGPGDAILHPRELDRLEYEGELAVVLGRTARNVRAADYRDYVLGYTCANDVTASNWRADGQWTRAKSLDTFCPMGPWIETAISGESLRLQTRLNSETVQDCQTSDMVFGVGELLEWITRWITLQPGDVLLTASPAGVGQMKPGDTVEVEVAGIGVLTNTVAWRT, encoded by the coding sequence GTGCGGATCATTCGGTACGTTGAAGGGAACGGACAGCCGCACTCCGGAGTCCTCGCGGACGGAACGGTGTACGAGCTGGTTGGCGGGTGGGAAAATCCTTCTGCCGGGCGAAGAAGGGCGGCGGAAGCGGACATTCAGTTACTGAACCCATGCACCCCCGGCATCATCATCTGCGCCGGGGGAAACTACCGCAGCCAGCTGGCCGAACTCGGTAAGCCGGTGCCGAATGAGCCGCCCATCTTCCTGAAGGGGATCAACACGCTTGCCGGTCCCGGGGACGCCATATTGCATCCCAGGGAGCTGGACCGGCTGGAATATGAAGGCGAACTCGCCGTCGTCCTGGGCCGCACGGCCCGGAACGTGCGGGCGGCCGACTACCGGGACTATGTCCTCGGGTATACCTGCGCCAATGATGTCACCGCCAGCAACTGGCGGGCAGACGGGCAATGGACCCGCGCCAAGAGCCTCGACACTTTCTGTCCCATGGGGCCCTGGATCGAAACCGCTATCTCCGGCGAGTCACTGCGGCTGCAGACACGCCTCAACTCTGAAACCGTTCAGGACTGCCAAACCTCCGACATGGTGTTTGGCGTGGGTGAACTCCTCGAATGGATTACCCGGTGGATTACGCTGCAGCCCGGGGACGTTTTGTTGACGGCAAGCCCCGCCGGAGTGGGACAGATGAAGCCCGGAGACACCGTGGAGGTTGAAGTTGCCGGTATAGGCGTGCTGACCAATACGGTGGCCTGGCGGACCTAG